AATTTCTGGCCGTAACAACCCAGTTCTTTGTAGCCCAGGTCATCAGCGATAATGAAGACGATGTTGGGGGGCTGTTTTTCGGCTGCACCTGCACTGGAAACAGCGCTGGTCAGACAACCAAGAATAAACAGAGAGAATAAGACCACGGGGGCTGAACGGCGCATAATAAGCTCCTGAAGAATCAGACAGATGTAGGATCGTTGATTCATCCATCTTATACGCATCTCAGACCATGGTGCAACAATGGCCTGCTTCGAATTCCCGGGTCAGAGCCGTTCTCAGCTCCAGTGATAATCCTGCTGTTTGCGAAATCCGTTGAGCACCAGGGAACCGTCAGGATAGACATCCAGGGTACTGTACCCGTTATTTGTCAGTCCCGAACCTTCCACCATTGCCACCATTGTGCAGTAATGGATACCGCCGATTTCTGCATATTTATTCCGGTGACTGTGCCCCTGAAAGACCGCGGCGACATTGCCCGCTGATTCCAGGATTTTACGGACTTCCGAAGAATTCTTGACGGCGTGGGCATCCGTATCTTTCAGATCGAGCGGCTGATGCACAAAGACGATGGTCGGCAGCTTTGTCTGCTGCAGATCATCCTTGAGCCACTTCAGTTCAGACGCAGGCATATTGGCGTCTGTCCATTTAAAATTGTGACGCCCGTAAGGTGTGCCATCGCTTTTGAAACAGGAATCGAGCACAACGAAGTGATAGCCGCCCCGATCAAAGGAGAAGTAGGACTCCTTCTGGCCCACCCCCTGCAGGAACTCTGCTTTGGTCAGCTGGTCTACACAATGGTTGCCGAGTACAAAATGTCGCGGGTAGGGAATGGCATCGATGGCTGAAACAATGGTCTGCAGATGTTGCTTCTCCTGCTCCAGCGACTTGCCGGAATCGATCAGATCGCCATGGAAGACGACGAAGTCAGGCTCGTCTTTCTTAAACTGAGTGACTGCTTCGTCCAGTTTCTTCAAAGTTTCCCGATAGTGACGCGAGCCTCCCGGTGGCTTATCTGCGTAGTGCAGGTCCGTAACCAGCCCCACGCGGACGGCCCCACGCTGTTTCTGATCAGCGGCAGCCGCCAGTTGCCCCAACGGCGCTGCAGTCAGCCCGCCCAGAACCAGGGCTCCCCGCTGGAGAAAAGCACGTCTGCCTAATGAAATTCGGGAATCAGGATTGATTGGGGACATGGAATCACCTCTTCTGCCGGTTTTATATTTATTGACGTAAAGTCTTATTGTTGCATATATTTATGAAGATTCAATGACGCAGAAGTGAATTTATCTGCTGAGAATCGGCTGAAAAATCTCAAAGAATCCTCATTGACATATCGTAACATCACGATATTATATACATGAGGTAAGATTATGAAACTGAAAGAAACTCCCAATTATGACGGCCCCGCACTGGAACAGGCAGCAGAATGCCTGAAGGTTTTGGCGCATCCGGCTCGGATCCGTATCGTGCAACTGCTTCTGCGCGGACGGTACACCGTAGGTGAGTTGGCTGAAGACTGTGGAATTCCCAGCAACGTTGCTTCAGAGCATCTGCGTCTGATGCAGCGCTGTGGTTTCTTTGTGAGTGAACGGGAAGGCCGGAGCGTCTACTACAGTGTGGCCGAGCCTCATTTAAACAAGATCATGGATTGCATCGAAGGACGTTTTTTCCAGTCCTGAGCATTTTTTTACAACAACATATCGTAAATTCACGACATTACGAGGTATCAATCATGGCAGAAGTCAAAACCATCACACCGGAAGCATTGGCCCGGCTGCACAGTCAACAGGATGTCGCAGTCATTGACGTACGGACTCCTGCGGAATTCCGGGAAGTCCACGCCACAATCGCCCGCAACATTCCCCTGGACAAGATCGGTACAGACCATATTGAAGAGCTGACAAATGGCAGCACTGACGAGCCGGTCTACATTATCTGTCAGAGCGGAAACCGTTCGTCCCGCGCCTGCCAGAAACTGATCGAAGCAGGCTGTCCGAACGTGGTCAGCGTCGAAGGGGGCACCAAAGCCTGGGAAGCACAGGGGTTGCCCGTCGAACGTGGTAAAAAAACGATTTCCCTGGAACGTCAGGTTCGGATTGCAGCTGGTTTCCTGGTCTTTACCGGTGCCATGCTGGGCATGTTCGTTAATCCCTGGTTCAGTGGGATCTCGGCGTTCGTCGGGGCAGGATTAATGTTTGCCGGTATTACTGATACCTGTGGGATGGCAATGGTACTCGCCAAAAT
The nucleotide sequence above comes from Gimesia sp.. Encoded proteins:
- a CDS encoding metallophosphoesterase; amino-acid sequence: MSPINPDSRISLGRRAFLQRGALVLGGLTAAPLGQLAAAADQKQRGAVRVGLVTDLHYADKPPGGSRHYRETLKKLDEAVTQFKKDEPDFVVFHGDLIDSGKSLEQEKQHLQTIVSAIDAIPYPRHFVLGNHCVDQLTKAEFLQGVGQKESYFSFDRGGYHFVVLDSCFKSDGTPYGRHNFKWTDANMPASELKWLKDDLQQTKLPTIVFVHQPLDLKDTDAHAVKNSSEVRKILESAGNVAAVFQGHSHRNKYAEIGGIHYCTMVAMVEGSGLTNNGYSTLDVYPDGSLVLNGFRKQQDYHWS
- a CDS encoding metalloregulator ArsR/SmtB family transcription factor → MKLKETPNYDGPALEQAAECLKVLAHPARIRIVQLLLRGRYTVGELAEDCGIPSNVASEHLRLMQRCGFFVSEREGRSVYYSVAEPHLNKIMDCIEGRFFQS
- a CDS encoding rhodanese-like domain-containing protein; translated protein: MAEVKTITPEALARLHSQQDVAVIDVRTPAEFREVHATIARNIPLDKIGTDHIEELTNGSTDEPVYIICQSGNRSSRACQKLIEAGCPNVVSVEGGTKAWEAQGLPVERGKKTISLERQVRIAAGFLVFTGAMLGMFVNPWFSGISAFVGAGLMFAGITDTCGMAMVLAKMPWNQVAGCEQQQCQKTA